GTACCGTAGGTGTTAagttttaacaaattttaatcgACATACACGAACCTCTAATCtgtcgcatatttttatttttaagaagCATCAGTTATCCACGTGTAAGCACTTTTAGACCTCGTTGACACCGCTACATGCGTTTCGAAATGTTTTAAGCTACTCCCACGGTGGATGTAGCACACGCGAGATTAATTTGAATTCCAGGCTTTGGATTGTTTCCCACGCATTAAAATCGGCTTGTAGTTGCGATCGCGTATGCTAGAGACAATCTGTAATCTGCAATTCGAGTACGGTTCGCGAGTTCTGCATTCGCTACGAGGATAGCTTCGATCAAAGTTATTTTTCGATACGTTAGTCTGACGCTGATGGCGTTTCGGTGACAGTCTAAAGAGCAGATGTTGCGCGATACGTCATTTCTATAACGTTTTAATTAATAAGAGGACTCGTTAAATCGTCCGTCGGTCGTCTGGCCTAGCCAAGAAATCGTTGCTTTGTAGCTTTTCCGCAAATGGATGCAAGCCGAACAACACGTTTGAACATAACGTCACGAACCCTTGCAGATTTGAGACGGAAAAGAACAAAGTTTGAGTCGCTCTGCCTGAGGAAGTTCTCGTTGCGTAGACGTCTGATAGAGAGAAAGCAATTTTCCGACGGTAATGAAATCTATTCGATTCGCAATCATAAAGTGTCATCCGAAAAAAAACAGAATCGCCGCTTATCTTAATACGCATTCGAAATAACGCTAATAGTTATTCGTGCATCTACGCCACcgaaatcctcaaaaataatgtttcTTGAAACGTCGTAAAGTCCACCGGATGGAAACGGGGAACCGGTGGACAGCTCAACTTTTTTCTTGCCGCCAAACAGCGAGAAGCAACTTTGATGATAGTCTTCCCTTCTGCGAATCGATCAGTTCGCGCGACGGTTAGCAAATCTCTAGCGCTACATTTTCTCTATGTACACGCATCCAAGTATTActgttaataaatattatttttgtggATTCCCAATCTAACGGTATTGTTTTCTTCGCACTAATTCTAGCCTGTAACACTAATCGCGTGTGATACGCTTCGCCGAGAGACTACTTACCTTTCGCGACATCGAAACGCTTCGAACGCTAACCGCTGGTTGCCTCGACTTCGAACTCGGCCTATCGATTCAGCGTGGATCGTTCGATAAAATCGAACAAATATGTTCAAACGACCAGAGAGTTGGTCAGAATTCATTCGCGACGCGACGAGATTTGCTCGACgataaatacaaattaaatgtaATCTATGTTTGCTTTGATCCCGCTGCGAATGATTTCTGATCCACCGACCGTTGTTTACGTCGCTTGCGTTCACGCAAAAGCTGATCAGCCTATCGCCATCGCTAACGCCAATATTATCGAGTGGACGATTGAAATTGTATTGTCTGTTGCAGCGTATGCCCAAAAATGGGAGCAGCTATTGGTGAAGCAGCGCGATACCTTGAACACCGCGATAGATCAAGTCAGTCAGTTTCGTGGACAGCTCTTGCAAGAGGAACAAATCAGCCAGAAGATGACGCGAACTCGTAATTTACGGTACAATTAAGTTGAATCCTTTTACAAAAGAGAGGTAGATTCTCGGTATATCACGGTCACGACGGGGATAGTGTGATGCGGCACGAGAAAAGGAAGGAGGGGAGGCGAAAGAGGAGGGTTAACAAACCGAGCGAATCGATTGCGAAACGTCCATAGTCTTTTCGACCATCGCTACAGCTTCCGGTCGCGCGAACGACCAGTTCTGCTCTCGTTGTTCGAACGGAGCCGTAAGAAAGCGTTTCTGGCCACGCAAAATTTTAAGAGATCGCGAGGATGGGCGTCGCGCGAATACCGTCCATTGCTTGCGAATCGCGTCTCTTTTtaactcctcctcctcctccatcTCCTCCCCCTCTTCTATTCTCGTGCCACAATACCTTATCGAAGCGCGACCCACGAGTCTCGTTCTCTATCGCGAGGgcgtcactctctctctctctttttttttctttctttgcaACGATCCTCGAATCAACGCCGACAAATGCAAACACTTATCGCGTTCCTTTGTCCAAGCAACGACATCGATCGTACGTATACGTCATCGTGGACGCAAAGATGATTCGTTCTGTGAATGAGACCCGGGACGTTCGCCACATGTACGATCGAAGACGCCCAGCGTTTCTTTGCGCGACGTTGTTATCCCGGCTCGTGGACGCGGGCCTTTAATTAAGCGTCTACAGGAAAAAGAAAACTATTACGAGCGGACGAGAGAGTAAAGGGTGACGGAGCGAATACACAGAGCGATAGACGCTCTTTTAAGATTTTAGGACACGCATCTCGATTTACCCTTCATCGAAGTATCCTAGGCGGACATCCTCGTCGGTTCCTAATTTTAGTCGCCCCCTCCACTTTACGTTGTACGTCGATTAAATCTTAAACGAACATGTAAATGTACGCGTGCATGGAAGGATCGCGCTCCTTCATCCAACGTTTCGAATAAATTTAAGGATAACAAATCGCTATGCGCATTTATCGAGCcttgaatatacatatatatatatatatacacacacgcGTGAATTACATTCGAAGAATCTTCGTTATTGGACGTGTTCTCACTTGTAGCAAGTATTTGTTTGTTCGTCGTTTCAGCGCTAATCGACCGATAAACCCGAATCGAACGAACAGAGAAAAATTTAGAGTTTCAGCGACACCTACTAGGCGTACTCTAGCCTCTGATCGAGGATAAATCGCGCGAAGAAATCCGTTCGTAGAGGAAACCTTCGTTCAGTGATATTTTGCGAGCGTGCACGACTTACCCGTATTCGCAACGAACCAAATAACGACTGATTTCGAAACTATGATCGCCAGCTAGGAAAGAAACAAAGTATACCCGTGCAGGCACTCGATTCGAGGTCGTTAGATTAGACTGTACACCTATTTTAGATACTTTCGTGCTTTACTTTCGTCTAcatatccttttttttttttcgttccttTATCTCAAGATTCTGCCAACGGCGCAgcttgtttattttttttttatcgtttcaTTTCGTTTGTACTATTTTCATTATCGCGAAGGTGCGACGTACGCGCGAACGTTGCAAGAAACCTCGCAAGCAAAGGTAAACCGGAAGCGATTTCTTTCTTGCGCGTCGCCGTAGACGCTCGGTTGCGTCTGTCACGACGGTGAAGGAAAGAAGATTCTCGCGAGTGTCGTTCATGGGCGAAAAATAGAGTGCGTGGGGCGTTCTTTCTTCGTGCGAACAGTCGCATCGAGCGTCTTCATTGATCCTGTACGAATACCGATTCGACCGATCCATGGAATCGAGTACGAACCAAGGGTCGGAAGAGGggaatatgtgtgtgtgtgtgggagCGTGTGATTGGGCGAATGACAGAGAGAACGAGTGCGAGAGAGTCTATAACGATATATCGTCAACTTACGTTGTTGGCAAAATATGATTTTTATAGAAGTGTATTTATATAGATAACTGGCGCGTCGTTATATCGCATAGAAGAAGTGAAATTTGCACGTTTAGCGTAACGAACGCAAAGTTTCTGTTCACCCGTGATACGTATTGAAATCGAACGCGCTTTAAAAATGGTGCGAATCGCCTCTGTATCGTTTCCTTCTCCGACAAAGCGTCGATAATGTTTTATTAGACGTAAAAATTAAAGTTTCGTAGAAATCGTGAGTTCTTCAGTATTTTTTCTCATTATTTTTAGATTAGTCGATTTTGAGCTCGGTCGAAAATATGGCAAGATCGTGGATGGTTTTACGCTTCGAAGGAACGTCATTAACGACGCGTTTATACTAGTAATCTAACCGATGTACAACGGTACACGTCGCGAGTAGCTTGACGTTCGAAAAATATCGATACCGTTATTATTTTTGATAAGAAAATAGTtgcgaaaaaaagaaaacaaaacgtGAAACGAGACACGCGCGAATGGCAACGTTTGTCGTTCCCTAACTTTACACTTTTTCTCTCTCGCGTAACGCAGGTTTTACTTTGTCGCTTaacaaataaatgaataaacgaCGATCGTTTTAATGGATAAGAAATGGCAGGTCCGTTTAACGTACCCGATAGGTGTGTATTCTGGAGATTTGTATGGAGGAAGACCGTAAGAAAATACACGAACAATAATTtccaaaataataaatttattaaaagccGCGTATGTATTTACATTCTGTACATTGCAAATAACTTGACCAGCAAGTAACGATTGCGCGTTGCTCCATAAATTTACAACACTATATACTCGCGTTCAACATTCGTTTTGTCAAATATATTTCGTTACCCATATACGTCGTATATATTCTTATGTTACATCACAGTCTTCTCGATTGAGTTTTCCACACTGTACTTCGTAGTGTCTCTAATGTATACGATAGAACGCAAACGGAAAGTAGTGGAAGCATTTTTGTACCAGCTAAAATTTCTCGCTAAGGTACTCTTGAAAAAAATCAAAATCGTCCATATCCGAAATTGCGCTTTTCGTGAGAGCGGTTCCTTAGATCGACCTGGCTGGCAGAGATAATAAATACGACGGTGTAAATGATGCGAATTCGTTACCGACCCAACCTGTTCCGTTTCTCCATTCCAACGCAACCATTACGCGATCTTTGAAACGAATCGCTCGACGCGTACTCGATCGATGGCTAATGGATGGATTGGATATACGACTTATGCTACTATTCTttggtctataaaatacttttgAACATCGCGTTGGATCATCGATTTTCAGTCATCGTCGAATGTATCGATGATGTCGCCGGTTTCTTCCAAAGCGATCGTCTTATCCTTCTCGGTAAACAACGTATCTTGACTAAGTGCTGGAACTTGTCTGGAATACTCGCTGGTCGCCCACAGGAACAGGTCCAGCGTTTGTTCCGTGCACTCTGCTATGAATCTAACGAATGGTCGGATATCCCTCGTGTTAGCTATTTGTAAATTCTCGTAATAAGTGTGTCGGTGCTGTTTATGAACGATAACGGGTGGATAGCCAGCCTGCATTAGAATCATGTTCATGAGCAAACGAGACGTCCTGCCGTTTCCGTCAGAGAACGGATGTATGTGTACCAACTTGTAATGCGCCAGAGCTGCATACCTGGGAAACGTATCGAACGATGAAATAAAACGTTAGAGAGACTACGCTTATTAAACCGAATTCGGTGAAATTCTCGATTATCTGCCCCCATCCTCGCTTGATTTAAACGTAAATATTACGAAGTTGGTTCTAGCCATTAAAATCGATTGGGGCACAAACGATCGAGAATTTGACCCCGAACGTCGTAGCAACGTAGAGTAAAACTAGACATTTACCTAACAGGATGCATTCGAATGGCACTCTCGCTATTCAACCACATCGCGAACTCCTCCATTAGATAGTGTATGTCTCCGGGGCCAGGTGGCACGTGTCCGCCGACGTAAACTTGGGTCCGTCGAAACTGACCGCCTTGGACGGGatctacgtgacccaacacgCGTTTGTGTATCTCCAATATATCTTTTATAGAAATAGAACCGACCCTGTTCACCAACGTGGCGTTGATGTACTTCATGGCAGCGTCCAATCCTAGGATCTCGTTGTGCTCGTCGATGCTCTTGCCACCGACCGCGGTGCGTGTTTCGACTATGGCTCGGGTCTGGGCTAAATTCATCGTGTTCCCCTCTATACCGACCGTGTGATAAATATGTTGGAAATACGCCTCCTTTTTCGCGCGTATCAACGCCACGTTGTTATCAGGTATCGCGGACAGCGCGTTTCGTTTCTCGTCTATGCGTCTGAGCATTCTGCGATCTAGTTCCTCGACGACCCGAGCCGTTCTTTGGCTATTAATCAACGCCCCCTCGTGATTAGGTTGGTAATTTAACGCGCGTATGTAATACTCGTTCGCCTTAATGATGTCATTCTGAGTGTACTCGAGAAACTCTCCGTAATGATTCAAAATATCCGGGTGACGGGGTGCCAATGCCACAGCATGCTGAAACAGTTTAACCGCCTTCTTTTGCTTTCCAGACAGTTTCATTTCCAGCGCCAGGTAGAGAGACGTTAAAGCTTCCGCGGTGGACGTCGCTCTGGTTTGGACTTCCAGCCGATCGTCCGACCGGAAACTCGGCAAAGCCACGTCCAGAGACCCCTCGTCGTAGACGTTCAACATGCCCTCCGAAGGAAGCGGGATGAATACATGACGATAATCCTGATTTTCTGGAAACAAGAATAACAATGATCCGAAACGAGGTTATGTATCACCGACACACCAGTCATTCCAGCAGAACTTACCAGGCAGATTCGTCGACGAATCGCGGATGTATCGAGACAGAAACGTGCCGATCACTGCAACCGCAACCCCCGACGCGAAGATTAGAAACACGACGACGCGATTCACCGTCATAGTAACAGATGCATTCTCTCGACCTCTGCCTTTTACGTAAACGGGCGTTTTGTTGAACGCGCAATAGAGGTTCGCGCGCGGCACCAACATGATTCGACGAACAATCCGCAGAGAAAGCTCCTCGGAACAACGACGCGCAACATACTTTCGGTGATTTCTGACATACGTATTTCCTGACGACCCAGACAAAACTCGTCCGGGGTAAAGACGCGTCGTACGACAGCTGACGACAGCTAGTCAAGCCATGTCCATGTGGTTCGATTCGATTGGTCTCTAGTTCTCGACGATGCGCTCGTTGCATACAGATGTCGCCATCGTTGCGATATCGCGAAAACCTCCCGCTGCAGCATTCTTTGAAAGCAGCGCCCTCAAGCTTAAGGCGCGATCGTACGATTTTCTCTAGCGGAAATGTGCGCACCGGAAGTGCTTGCTAAACTTCGTGGCCACATTTTTTAacggaaaaagaaacgaaacgaagctGGACGAATCCATCCGAGTCTCCTCGAGGAATCTTTCATCACGGAACTATGAAAACGATACGTACGTCGCGAATAAATCTCGTACGCTAAACGTGAAATGGACGTAAAGGAAAATACGATGGTTAGAATGAATTTGCGATTCGAAGGAGCTGCACCCTTACAACCGGAACGAAGACGGAGATCGTTCGCGAGAGCATGGCGCAGCGAGGCGAAGCGTTGCACGGCGAGAGGAGGCGAGACGAAACgaaagaaggcgaaaggatgCATGGCTCGCTACATAGGAGGCGAGACGGTGCAGGCAAGCCAGGACACAACGCGAGAGAGGTGACGGGGGAACGATGCGAACGAAGAGAAGGCGAGTTAAGTCTGCGCAAGCGAATAATAGTCGAAACGACCCTGAAACCGAGGTCATCGTTGTTCGTTGGCCCGAAGAACAGGCAAGCACGTTCGTCTCTTTTTACCTTCGCGATCTTCTGCGTCGCGAGCTCAACGCGTTCGCGCGATAAACGCCCGTTCCAGCGAATACCCGCGCCGCAAACTAAAACGCGACGAACCGAACGAGCCGCATCGTTTCTCCGACGATCGTGCATTCGCGAACAAGGAGTAGCGAGCGTCGATAAAACTTGTCCTCTAATCTTTCGAGGTTAGTTTCGCGTTCGTGTCACCCGAGGGCGCTACCGGCGCGTTCGAACGACGACGAGACGCGCACGGCCGATGTTGTTGTTGTTTTTGCTCGTTCGTTGGGAAATTTCGTGCAATCGATCGATCATGTGGGAGATAAGAAGCGCAATTCGCCGTGCAAAACAGCCAGTTTCTCGGAACGGATGCAAACGAATCGGATTGCAGGGTGATTTCGATCGCTCGGATCGTGAACGTCCTGGAACGCAGCAGTAATTCGAAGACGAGGAATTGGAGGTTCTTTCGGAAGAGAATCCCGCGCAGGCGCAGGAGAAACTTGCTCGAGAACTTTTTTAACCTCCTTTAGTCCTGCACTAACCTCATTAGTAGGCGATTTTTACACGATTTGTATTTGATTTTATTGTAGACTGAATAAAAAGGTTGATCGCGAGAAAAGCGGTAGAACGGCAATGAGAAGATGTCGGAGATTGGCCTCCGTGCACGGACCTCGCGACTCTTGTTCCGCGGATAGTTTAGTCGTGGCTCGTCGAACACGGTAAGCGCGTTTCCATTCTTATTCGTATTTTCGTTCGGGCACGCGTTCGTTGGTCTTTGAGACTacagattttcgtgttattaaaTTGGCTAACTTTCTTATTTTCGTAAGGACCGTGCAACAAGGCAGCGAACGGAAACGGTACGGCACGACGTAGAGAAACGTTCTTCTCTCCCCCGAAAGCTGTTCGTAGCACCGACCGGTTCTGCTCTAATTGCGTTTCCCGCGTACTTCGATCCCTTCGTTCGCCCATCACGGTTCCTCCTCCCTGGATCGAGTCGACTGCAAGCCAGACCGCAGCAAAACGAGCCAACCCGGACACGGAACCGAACCCGAACCCGAACCTGAACCCAAATCCCAACTGGTACTTGGATTCGAGCGGAATTTTCCCAACAGCTTCCATGTTGCCAGAACGCACCTTTTATCCCGACCCAACGCTTTCTAATGCGTCCCACGGATTACACGGCGAATCCGATTCACGATACCAGGTATTTATGTTCTGTTCCGTCGAACAGAAAGGTTTTCCTCCTTTTTAAAGAAATACAAAGTGTTCTTTTCCTATGCTTCGACAGAGTTTAATAAAAAACAAAGCATGGTCTGATGCTTGCAAGCACATTATGTtcacattaaaaaaaaacataGGTGAATGGTATAAATACTTGCACAAGTATTTATATATACTTATAGAAATTACTCAGAATGATTCTGTTTATTCATACTTGGAAATTTTTTGTTGTAAAACCAAttgaaattttactttttattttgcGAAATGGATAAAATGTAGGCATTGCTATGCATAAAGAGGAACGTAACCAGGATTGTAGGGACATCGACCAAGTCCAAGGACGATCGTTAAAGGGTTAGGAATCGACATTGGTATATCGCTCTCAAAGTGTATTTCACAAAGTATTCGAACAACGAATGTCTCCCTAATTTGTATTCTGTTTGTGGTCGAATGCTTAAGAGCATTCGTTTGTTGCGTTTGGTAGGTGTACAACTACAGAATACTTTTATTCGGCTTCATCGTCGAATGCAGAATACAAAAGTATCTTTTAATTGCCCGATCGGTGAACGTCGAATACATTATCGTTTCATATTCGATGGCTGAGTTAATGTGGAATGCTTTATTTGGTCTCGGTGTTCGATACGTTCCAATCTACGCAatctgaaataaaatttaaactctCATAGGTACTGTGTCTTTGTATATttgtcttatacagggtgttcggccacccctgggggattctagaggccaaaatgagacgaaaatcaagaataccaatttgttgatggaggcttcgttaaaaagttactaacgtttcaacttccgccagtactgaatttttttctcgaaactgagtaggatttcgggggtaggtgtaataaccaaaaatgattgtaattgacccccgcaactgaaaataattttttcagaacgatttgaaatgttttaattttgtcgaaaaatttcacatctcgaatttttttctcgaaagtgagtaggatttcgggggtatgtctaatgaccaaaaatgattgtaattgacccccgcaactgaaaataattttttcagaacgatttgaaattttttaattttgtcgaaaaatttcacaccttctcgaatttttttctcgaaagtgagtaggatttcgggggtatgcctaatgaccaaaaatgattgtaattgacccccgcaactgaaaataattttttcagaacgatttgaaattttttaattttgtcggaaaatttcacaccttctcgaatttttttctcgaaagtgagtaggatttcgggggtatgcctaataactaaaaatgattgtaattgacccctgcaactgaaaataat
The Colletes latitarsis isolate SP2378_abdomen chromosome 14, iyColLati1, whole genome shotgun sequence DNA segment above includes these coding regions:
- the Fic gene encoding FIC domain protein adenylyltransferase; the encoded protein is MLVPRANLYCAFNKTPVYVKGRGRENASVTMTVNRVVVFLIFASGVAVAVIGTFLSRYIRDSSTNLPENQDYRHVFIPLPSEGMLNVYDEGSLDVALPSFRSDDRLEVQTRATSTAEALTSLYLALEMKLSGKQKKAVKLFQHAVALAPRHPDILNHYGEFLEYTQNDIIKANEYYIRALNYQPNHEGALINSQRTARVVEELDRRMLRRIDEKRNALSAIPDNNVALIRAKKEAYFQHIYHTVGIEGNTMNLAQTRAIVETRTAVGGKSIDEHNEILGLDAAMKYINATLVNRVGSISIKDILEIHKRVLGHVDPVQGGQFRRTQVYVGGHVPPGPGDIHYLMEEFAMWLNSESAIRMHPVRYAALAHYKLVHIHPFSDGNGRTSRLLMNMILMQAGYPPVIVHKQHRHTYYENLQIANTRDIRPFVRFIAECTEQTLDLFLWATSEYSRQVPALSQDTLFTEKDKTIALEETGDIIDTFDDD